Genomic window (Nocardiopsis sp. YSL2):
TCGTGGTGCGCACACAAGCGCTTCGACGGGTGGAAGTACGGCCCGATCAAGTCCTTCGAGGACCGCACCCACCCGTGCCTGGTGCCCTACGAGGAACTCCCGGAAGACCAGCGCCGCAAGGACGCCCTCTTCCACGCCATCGTGGCCGCCCTCCGCTGACACCCGACACGAACGCCGGCGGCAGACGACCGCTGATCGAACACGCGTACCCACACACCACCGGAGGTCGCCATGCCGCGCGTCACCATCCCAGTCACCACTCTGTCGGACGCCGGGGTCGCCGACCCCACCGAGACCGACGGAGACGCCGTCAACCAGCACGCGCTCCCCAACACCGGGAAGACCATCCTGCGCGTGCGCAACAACGACGCCAGCGCGCTCGACCTGACGCTCGGCACGCCCATCACCGTCGGAGGCAAGGCCGTCGACGACACCGTGGTGTCCATCCCCGCCGGGGCCACGCGCACCTTCGGGTCGCTCTCGCCCGCCCTGTACGGCACCTCGGTCCCGATCGACGTCGCCAGCGCCGAGCTGAAGCTCATCGCGTTCGAGCCGTGAGCCGCTACCGCATCTACAAGGCCGAGGTCCGCCGTGGCCACCAGGTCATCTGCCCTGAGACTCCCTGGCGGGTCATCGTGCACCGCCCAGGCGAGGAGATCAGCCTGCACCAGGCGGTGAGCTGGAATGCCGCCCTGAACTGGCTGGCCTACGCATGGCCGGTCCTAGACGACTACGCCCTGAGCGCCTGACCGGAGAGGCCCGCCCATGCCCGACGCCGTCTACCGCGAGCGTGCCGCACTCGTCGCGCTCCTCGCCGCCCAGTACCCAGCCGTCATCGTCCCCGATGGGGACCCGCAGACGCCGGGCTGGTCGCTCATCTACGTGGACACCCCGCACGGCCAGATGAGCTGGCACCTCAGCCCGGACGACCTCGACCTGTTCGCCCACGTGCCCACCGTGGACGACGGCCCGACCTGGGACGGGCACACCACCGAGGAGAAGTACCAGCGCCTCGCCGCGCTCACCGCCGAGGTGGCCGCCACCGGCACGCCCCTCATGCGCAGCGCCCACGGCGACCCCCAGGTCGTCCGCCCCGGCGACACCCTCATCCTGCGCAGCAAGGCGGTCATCACCGCGGAGACGGCCGCGAAGCTCAAGGCCGACGTCGCCCACCGCATGCCCGGCGTCGACGCCGCCATCTTCGCTGGCATCGAGCAGCTGGCCGTGTACCGGCCCGACCCCGAGTAGCGAGCCAGCCGTGCCCAGCAGAGCACCCCGCCGCTGCACCCGCTGCAGGAAGCTCAAGGGACCCGACGGCCAGTGCTCACCCCAGTGCCGCACACGCATGCGCAGGCGCGGCGAGAGGGCACGAGGCACCAGCACCGCCCAGGGGTACGGAGCAGAGCACCGCGACCGCTTCCGCGCCGGCGTACTCGCCCGCGACCCCGACTGCGTCCTGTGCGGCGACCCAGCAACCCAGGCCGACCATCACCCGCTCTCACGCAAGGAGCTGGTGGCCCGAGGGCTCGACCCCAACGACCCCGAGTACGGCCGCGGTCTCTGCCGCCCGTGTCACTCCTCCGAGACCGCCCAACACCAGCCCGGTGGGTGGAACCGCAGGTAAGGCCGGTTCGATCACCCCGCCGACCCCCGGTATCCACAGGGGGGAGGGGGTGGGTCGCCGACCTGGGGGAGCAGGCCGAGCAAACGCCCTGGTGACTGCGCGTCCTCGCCGACAAAAGATCCGAATCTGTGCAGCGATGAGAGCAGGGAGGTCGTCATGGGACGTGGAGGACAGGGCCGCCCCACGAAGCCGACCTCGCTCAAGGTGTTGCACGGCGACCGCCCGGACCGCATCAACGACGGCGAGCCGATCCCCGACGAGGGCGAGATCGCGCCGCCCGAGTGGCTGCTGGACCTGGACGCCGAAGCCAAGGACGGGGTCGAGAGCGCCCTGGACGTGTGGCACCGCCTGACCCCGGACCTGATCCGCCAGGGCGTCCTGACCGCGTGGGACGTGGAGTCGTTCGCGGTGTTCTGCGACGCCGTGGTCGGCCACCGCCGGGCCGCGATGACCGTGTCCCGCGAGGGGCTGACCATCGCGGGCGCCCGGGGCACGGTGAAGAACCCAGCGCTGACGGCGCTGAAGGACTACGCCGAGATCGTCGCCCGGTACGGCGCCCGGTACGGGCTGACCCCGTCGGACCGCGCGTCGCTCAGCATCGGAGGCGACGCGCATGGCGCGAAGGACGACCTCCTCACCGGGTAGCCCGGCGCCGCGCGCCAAGCGCGCGACGCCCGCGGGGCGCCGGCCGCGCCGACCGCGCACGCTGGTGGTGGACCACGAACGGCGGTGGCGGCCGCGCACGCGCCGCGGTGACGTGTGCGGGTACACCTTCCGGGGCCAGCAGTGCGAGAAGAAGGGCGCGCACTACTGCGAGCCGCGCGCCGACCGGGTGGTCGCGTTCTTCGCCGAGCTGCTCGTGCACACCAAGGGCCCACACCGGCGCAAGCCGTTCGTGCTCAAGGCCTGGCAGGAGCACGAGATCGTGCGGCCCCTCTTCGGCGAGGTCGTCTGGTCCGCCGAGTACGGCTGCTACGTCCGCCGGTACCGGATCGCCTACGTGGTCCTCGCCAGGAAGAACGGCAAGAGCGAGCTCGCGGCAGGACTGCTGCTCTACCTCCTGGTCGGTGACGACGAGGAGTCCGCGGAGGTCTACGGCGCGGCGGCCGACACCAAGCAGGCCGGCAAAGTCTTCGAGCCCGCCTTGAGGATGATGCAGCTCCAGCCGAAGCTGTCCGCCCGGATCAAGCACGCCAAGAACGCGCGCCGTCTGGTCGATGAGCGCACGGCGTCCTACTACGAGATCATCACGGCGGACGCCGACGGCGAGCTCGGGCACAACCCGCACGGGTTCTGCCTCGACGAGGTTCTGAGCCAGCGCGACGGGTCGCTGTGGGCGGCGCTGACCACGGCGGTCGGTGCGCGGCTCCAGGAGCTGCTGTTCGCCATCACGACGGAGACGAACGACTCCGCGTCCTTCGGCGCCGACCTCATCGACGAGGCCGAGCAGATCCAGGCCGACCCGGCCCGCGCGCCGCACGTGTTCGCCTACGTCCGCAAGATGCCGCGCTCGCAGGAGGAACTCGACCGGCTGCGCAAGACGTTCCCCCACCACCCCGACCTGCCGGTGTCCCTGGACCCGTGGGACGAGGCGAACTGGAAGTGGCCCAACCCAGCACTGGGTGAGTTCAAGTCCCTGGATGCGATGCGCCGCCAAGCCCTCGACGCCAAGACGGACCCGACCAAGGCCAACTCGTTCTGCCAGTTCTCGCTGAACCAGAGGGTTCAGCAGGCGTCGCGCTGGATCACCATGGACCTGTGGGACGCGAACACGGGTGAGATCGCCGCGACCCCCGACTGGATCGTCCCGAAGCTCGAAGGCCGCAAGTGCTGGGCCGGCCTCGACCTGTCCTCGAAGTTGGACCTCACCGCGTGGGCGCTGCTGTTCGCGGACGGCAGCGTGGTCTGGCGGTTCTGGGCCCCCGAGTCGGTCCTGCCCGCCCTCGACGAGCACACCGACGGGAAGTTCTCCCAGTGGGTGGCCGCCGGGTGGGTGACCGCGACCGAAGGCGACGTCATCGACTACGAGACCGTCTACGCCGACATCGAGGAAGACCACGCCCGGTACGCCATCGTCGACGTCACCTACGACCGCTGGTCGGGTGAGCCGGTCCGCCAGGAGGTGCAGAGCCGCACCGGCCTGGAGATGGTGGAGTCGGGCACGACCTTCGACAAGATGACCGCCCCGATGAACGAGCTCAAGCGGCTGCTCATCGGCCGTGAGCTGGCGACCTTCGGCAACCCGGTCGCCCGGTGGATGGCCGACAACCTCGAAGCCAAGAGCCCGCGCGACGACCCGGACCGGGTCCGCCCCGTCAAGCCCAACCGGCACAAGTCCGGGCTGCGGATCGACGGAATGCTCGCCGTCATCTTCGCCGTCGACGGCCGCCTGGCCGAGGCCGCCCGCGACGCCGACAACCTGCCCCAGGCCGACATCTTCTGAGGAGCACGCGATGCACCGATGGGCTGCTGTGGCCTGCCTTGCCGCCGGAACCTGGATGCTCACCGGGCCCGGGTGGGCCCTGCTCGCACTCGGGGCCCTGGTGTGGCTGCTCGCCCCCGCCGGTTCCGGCCAGGTGCGCGCCGACGACGTCACCGCGCGGACCAAGGCCGCCGCGGCCAGCGTCCGCGCGGCGCTGGCCCGCACCCGCCAGATGCCCCGGCGCACCATCGCCGTGACGACCATGGTCGTCGGCGCGATCGTGCTGCCCCTCGGAGTCGGGCTGCTCGCCGCCGCAGCGGCGACCACGGCCATCGGCGCCGGCGCTGTCGCCGTCACCGCGGGAGTCGAGATGGCCGCGCTGTCGATCCTCACCGGGTGGAACGCCTGATGGGGTGGCTCAGCGGCCCGCCCGAGACGAAGGCGGCAGGCGCCAGTGGGCTGTCGCCCACGCTGAACCTGGGCCCCGGAGCTCCGCTGTACCCGAGCTCGGGGTTCCTCTCCGCGGCCGCGCACGGGTTCGGCCGCAACGAGCTCGTCTACGCCTGCATCATGGAGCTGGCCACCTCGATGCCCGAGGCCGTCCTGCGTGTGTACGGCCCCGACGGGTTGGGGGAGGCCAAGGAGAACCACCCGCTGCGCCGCCTGCTCGCGGACCCGAACCCGATCCTGTCGGAGTTCGAGCTGTTCGAGCTCACGGTCATCCACATGATGCTGGCGGGCACGGCGTTCTGGGAGATCGTCCGCGACCAGGCCGGGCGCCCCGTCCAGCTCTGGCCGCTGCGCCCCGACCTCGTCCGGTTCTGGCTCCAGCCCAACGGCCGCCTGCGGTTCGGGTTCCTCGCCGGCGCAGGCGGCAGGATCGTCGACCTCGGCGAGGACGTCATCGCGTTCCGGCTGCCCAACCCCGTGGACCCTCTCGTCGGGCAGCCGCCGCTGCGGCCCGCGCTGCGGGCGGTCGCCCTCGACAACGAGGCCACCGACTTCGTGAAGGCCCTGCTGCAGAACCGTGCGGTGCCCGGCACGATCATCACCGTCCAGCAGCAGCTCGACGAGGACAACGCCGAGCGGCTCGTCACGAAGTGGAAGCAGAAGTTCGGCGGTGCCCGCCGCGGCGAACCGGCCGTCCTGCAGAAGGGCATGGACGCCAAGGTCCTCGGGCTCGACCTGGACAAGCTGGAGTTCCCGGACCTGCGCACCATCGCAGAGTCGCGGATCTGCATGGCGTTCGGAGTGCAGCCGATCCTGATCAGCGCCAAGGTCGGACTGGACCGGTCCACCTTCGCGAACTACGCGGAGGCCCGCCGGAGCTTCTGGGAAGAGACGGTCATGCCGCTGCAGCGGCGGTTCAAGGACGTGATCGTCCGTGCCCTGCTCCCCGCGGTCAACGACGCCCAGTTCTCGAACCCGCGCCGGGTGGCGGTGCGCTGGGACCGCTCCGAGGTGCTCGCGCTCAAGGAGAGCGAGCAGGCGATCTGGGAGCGCGCGAACTCCGCGCTCCGGGCCGGGGCGATCACGGTCAACGACTTCCGGCGCACCGTCGGGATGCCGCTGGTCGACGGCGGCGATGTGTTCCTGCGTCCAGCCGGTGTCGTGCCTACCACCGCCGACGGCACCCCCACCGGCGGAGCGCTCCTCGCGGACCCCGCCGCCTCCGGGGACGGCGACGAGGACGAGGGTGACGAGGACGACGACGCCCAGGGCGGAGAGCCCGGACAGTCGTCGCTGTCCGACACCGACCTCAGGCGCATGCTCGCTGCTCTGCCCGAGGGGTGAGCTGAGTGGCCGCCCGCCCGCGGGTGCCAGCCCGGCACCTGCGCGACGCCACCCGCAGCATGGTCGCGTTCTTCAAGCTGCAGCGCGCGGCCGTCGTCGCCCGGTGGCCCGACCCGAAGTCGCACCGGCCCGGCGCGCGCAAGGCCCGCGTCGACGAGCTGTTCTCGCTGTCCCGCTGGGACCGGGTCCTCGCCCCCGACATCTACTCCATCGCCCTCGGAGTGTCCGTGGCGGCCGGCACGTCGATCATGGCCGGCCTCGCGGGGTTCGAGGAGGAGGACTACGACGAGGAGCGGACGTTCGAGTGGCTGGCCGTGCACGCCGCCGCGGTCGCCGCGAGCATCAACATCACGACCCGCGAGGACCTGGCCACCGCGCTCACCGCCGGGCAGGGCCCCGAAGACATCGCCAGCATGTTCGCCGGCTACCTCACCCGCCGCGCCCCGCAGATCGCGCAGACCGAGGTCACCGCGGCGAAGGGCTTCGGAGCCCGCGAGGCGGGACAGCAGACCGGTCTGGACATGGTCAAGACCTGGAAGACCGGCTCCAACCCGCGCAGCAGCCACGCCCGCCTCGACGGCGAGACCGTGCCCCTGGATTCCACGTTCAGCAACCGTGCCCGCTGGCCCGGCGACTCCGTGCTCGACACCGAAGAGCGCGCAGGATGCAACTGCTCCATGGAGATCGACACTACCGAGTGAGGACACCGTGACCATGCAAACGCTCGTCGTGCCGGTCGAATGGAAGGCCGCTGACGACACCGATGAGAACACCCTGACCGGGTACGCCTCGACGTTCAACAACGTCGACCTGCAGTACGACACCGTCGCCAAGGGCGCGTTCAAGAACAGCCTCGGGCGCGTGGCCAAGGGCGAGGTGCCCTACCTCGCCGACCACCGCGCCTCGGTCCGCGACGTCCTGGGCACCCTAACCGAGGCCGAGGAGGACAACCGCGGCCTCAAGATCAAGGTGCGGTTCGCCAACGACGCCGACTCCCAGGCCATCCGTCAGAAGATGATGGACGGCCACGTCCGCAAGATGAGCATCGGCTACGAGCCCCTGCAGTGGCGGTATGAGACCCGCGGCCAGAAGCGGGTCCGCGTCCTGGAGGACGTCAAGCTCTGGGAGGTCAGCGCGGTCGTGTTCCCCGCCAACCCCGCCGCGATCATCCAGACCGTCAAGAGCGCCGTCGCCGAGACCATCG
Coding sequences:
- a CDS encoding phage terminase small subunit P27 family produces the protein MGRGGQGRPTKPTSLKVLHGDRPDRINDGEPIPDEGEIAPPEWLLDLDAEAKDGVESALDVWHRLTPDLIRQGVLTAWDVESFAVFCDAVVGHRRAAMTVSREGLTIAGARGTVKNPALTALKDYAEIVARYGARYGLTPSDRASLSIGGDAHGAKDDLLTG
- a CDS encoding terminase large subunit; this encodes MARRTTSSPGSPAPRAKRATPAGRRPRRPRTLVVDHERRWRPRTRRGDVCGYTFRGQQCEKKGAHYCEPRADRVVAFFAELLVHTKGPHRRKPFVLKAWQEHEIVRPLFGEVVWSAEYGCYVRRYRIAYVVLARKNGKSELAAGLLLYLLVGDDEESAEVYGAAADTKQAGKVFEPALRMMQLQPKLSARIKHAKNARRLVDERTASYYEIITADADGELGHNPHGFCLDEVLSQRDGSLWAALTTAVGARLQELLFAITTETNDSASFGADLIDEAEQIQADPARAPHVFAYVRKMPRSQEELDRLRKTFPHHPDLPVSLDPWDEANWKWPNPALGEFKSLDAMRRQALDAKTDPTKANSFCQFSLNQRVQQASRWITMDLWDANTGEIAATPDWIVPKLEGRKCWAGLDLSSKLDLTAWALLFADGSVVWRFWAPESVLPALDEHTDGKFSQWVAAGWVTATEGDVIDYETVYADIEEDHARYAIVDVTYDRWSGEPVRQEVQSRTGLEMVESGTTFDKMTAPMNELKRLLIGRELATFGNPVARWMADNLEAKSPRDDPDRVRPVKPNRHKSGLRIDGMLAVIFAVDGRLAEAARDADNLPQADIF
- a CDS encoding phage portal protein, whose translation is MERLMGWLSGPPETKAAGASGLSPTLNLGPGAPLYPSSGFLSAAAHGFGRNELVYACIMELATSMPEAVLRVYGPDGLGEAKENHPLRRLLADPNPILSEFELFELTVIHMMLAGTAFWEIVRDQAGRPVQLWPLRPDLVRFWLQPNGRLRFGFLAGAGGRIVDLGEDVIAFRLPNPVDPLVGQPPLRPALRAVALDNEATDFVKALLQNRAVPGTIITVQQQLDEDNAERLVTKWKQKFGGARRGEPAVLQKGMDAKVLGLDLDKLEFPDLRTIAESRICMAFGVQPILISAKVGLDRSTFANYAEARRSFWEETVMPLQRRFKDVIVRALLPAVNDAQFSNPRRVAVRWDRSEVLALKESEQAIWERANSALRAGAITVNDFRRTVGMPLVDGGDVFLRPAGVVPTTADGTPTGGALLADPAASGDGDEDEGDEDDDAQGGEPGQSSLSDTDLRRMLAALPEG
- a CDS encoding HK97 family phage prohead protease, yielding MQTLVVPVEWKAADDTDENTLTGYASTFNNVDLQYDTVAKGAFKNSLGRVAKGEVPYLADHRASVRDVLGTLTEAEEDNRGLKIKVRFANDADSQAIRQKMMDGHVRKMSIGYEPLQWRYETRGQKRVRVLEDVKLWEVSAVVFPANPAAIIQTVKSAVAETIDTVVAGAVAAGGDEAEIKAAIAAWGTPLTDQAPGAAEQPGQPEKKTDTTPHLEKDEAGADGGAEPKKDTGEHTGPDSLTLKMHRADAVLAGRDPDEVADPVKYAGTSARLDALGDWVERSTRADELAEELASLRGNR